From one Triticum urartu cultivar G1812 chromosome 3, Tu2.1, whole genome shotgun sequence genomic stretch:
- the LOC125545499 gene encoding CMP-sialic acid transporter 3 — protein MSGEVECSVCHAKVAVPAAAVSKAYDSHRSTVSSRQRALNVLLVSGDCVLAGLQPILVYMCKVDGKFKFSPVSVNFLTEITKVIFAIIMLFFQARRVKVGEKPLLTVSTFVQAARNNVLLAVPAFLYAINNYLKFTMQLYFNPATVKMLGNLKVLIIAVLLKVLLRRRFSTIQWEALALLLIGISVNQLKSLPEGSTALGLPVAAGAYLYTLFFITVPALASVYNEKALKSQFDTSIYLQNLFLYGYGAIFNFLGLVITALIQGPRSFHILEGHSKATMFLICNNAAQGILSSFFFKYADTILKKYSSTIATIFTGIASAILFGHTLTINFVLGISIVIISMHQYLANQIKDQVPSSKIEMSDAEDDRLEESVIVKVDTVASEAKHRHGSDERQPLLPV, from the exons ATGAGCGGGGAGGTGGAATGCAGCGTGTGCCACGCCAAGGTTGCCGTGCCGGCGGCGGCCGTGTCCAAGGCCTACGACAGCCACCGGAGCACCGTGTCGTCGCGGCAGCGCGCGCTCAACGTCCTCCTCGTATCCGGCGACTGCGTCCTCGCCGGCCTCCAG CCGATATTGGTATACATGTGTAAAGTGGATGGGAAATTCAAATTTAGCCCAGTCAGTGTGAACTTCTTGACAGAGATTACAAAAGTTATCTTTGCCATCATCATGCTGTTCTTCCAG GCTAGGCGTGTAAAGGTGGGAGAGAAGCCACTTCTCACAGTTTCAACATTTGTGCAG GCTGCCCGCAACAATGTTCTTCTCGCGGTGCCTGCTTTTCTCTATGCCATCAACAATTATTTGAAGTTTACAATGCAG CTATACTTTAATCCTGCGACAGTGAAAATGCTGGGTAATCTCAAG GTTCTGATAATTGCTGTGCTCCTAAAGGTGTTACTGAGGAGGCGTTTTTCCACAATTCAG TGGGAAGCCCTTGCTCTGTTGTTAATTGGAATATCTGTTAATCAGCTGAAATCACTGCCTGAAGGTTCTACTGCACTTGGTCTTCCTGTTGCAGCTGGGGCCTACCTATACACACTATTTTTT ATAACAGTTCCTGCATTGGCCTCAGTTTACAATGAAAAGGCTCTGAAAAGCCAGTTCGATACCAGCATATATCTTCAG AACTTATTTCTGTATGGATATGGTGCAATATTTAATTTCCTTGGGCTTGTGATCACTGCCCTCATCCAAG GGCCTCGTAGCTTTCACATTCTGGAAGGGCATTCAAAGGCCACCATGTTTCTTATTTGCAACAATGCTGCACAAGGCATACTTTCGTCATTTTTCTTCAAATATGCAG ATACAATTTTGAAGAAGTACTCATCCACAATCGCCACAATCTTTACTGGGATAGCGTCTGCTATACTGTTCGGTCATACTCTGACTATAAATTTTGTTCTTGGAATATCGATAGTAATTATATCTATGCATCAG TATCTCGCAAACCAAATTAAGGATCAAGTGCCAAGCAGCAAAATTGAGATGTCTGATGCTGAGGATGACAG ATTAGAGGAATCTGTAATTGTCAAAGTTGATACGGTGGCAAGTGAG GCTAAACACCGCCATGGATCTGATGAGAGGCAGCCACTTCTTCCCGTCTGA